CCCCCGGATCCTGATACCATTCCACAACCGATTTCGCGTTCTCATCCAAGGAGTCCATCCATGAATCCGAAGCGTCTCTTTGCCTGCCTGCTGTTCCTCGCGCTCGCCATCTCCCCCGCCCTCTCTGCGGTCGTCTACCAGGTCAAGGTCACCAACCACGACGGCAGCCCGGGACCCGAGAGCATCGAGATGGCCGCTCTCGGCCACAAGCTGAAGATGGGGGTCGCCATGGCGGGGCCGAACACCCAGGGCGACGTCATCTTTGACGGCGACCGAAAAGAGATGGTCGTCATCGATCATGACTCCCAGGGCTACTACGTCATCGACAAGGCGACGATGGGACAGATCTCGACTCAGGTGAACGCGGCGATGGCCCAGATGGAAGAGGCCCTCAAGAATGTGCCCGAAGACCAGCGCGAGATGATGAAACAGATGATGGAGAAAAACATGCCGGGGGTAGGGACAAAGGCCAAGAAACCGGCCAACGAATTAAAGAAGACCGGCGAGAAGGCGACCAAGAACGGCTACCCCTGTGTGAAGTACGAAGTCTGGCGCGACGGCGCCAAGACCCAGGAGCTGTGGGTCACCAACTGGAGCAACGTCAAGGGCGCCGACGAGATGGTCGAGACGTTCGAGACCATGGCCTCGTTCTTCAACGAATTCAGGGAGGCGTTGCCCAACATGGCCGACGGCCCCGCCGATGACAACGTCTTTGCCCACATGAACGAGCTTAACGGTTTCCCCGTGGTCACCCGAGCCTTCGAAGGCGGCGAGTTGCAGAGCGAAACCGTCCTGGAATCCGTCACCGAGCGTGACATGGACCCCGACGCGTTTGAACCGCCCTCCGGTTACAAACGACAGACGATGGGCATGCCGTAACCAGGCGACGTCGAATCAGTTTTTTTTCTTGCGCTCCGCCGCCTTGTTGACCGCTCGATCTTTCCGGTTGGCGGCGATCTCGACGGCGCGGGCCAGACCCTCGTCTGACGGTTCGACGTAACCACACTTGTCGAAGAACTTCTTCGCCTCTTCGGCGTCGACCTGGACGATCTTTGCCCGGGCCTTGTTGAAGCCCGCCTTGATCGCGACCTTGAAGTAGTAGGTCTCGCCTGCGACGACATCCATCTCCAGGGCTGACGTGTTCTCGGACTTTGTCCAGAACAACCGTTTGCCGGCGGGCACCTGTGCGAAAGAATACGCTTTGGGTTTGGAGACCATGATCAGGTCGTCGTCGACGAAGGCCCAGGTTTTTACCGCTGCTGCGACCACCGCCGGGCGGAAGACGTAGACCAACGCGTGCCCCTCCTCGGGCTCGCCGCGTCTTTCGTCGTTCTTGGGAAACTTGTTGTAGTACTCCGCTGCCTGGACCGATGCGCCGACCGCGAAGATCACCAGCAGGGACAAGGCCACGTTTTTCAGTTTGCTTCGATGCATCTCATTACTCCTCAATTCGAACATCATCCAACCAAAGCATCGTGCCGATGGCGGTGCCGTTGTTGTGACGAAGGATGACCCGCAGCTCGTCGGTCGGCGCGAAACCGGCATCGACGGTGAACGGGATCGAGATCGTCTGATAGTTGGTGTCCAGCGCGAAGTTGCGGAACGTCACCGGGGGAGCCCAGGTGCCGTTCAACTGCAGGTCTTGACCGGCGGTGATGTTCACCAGTCGCGCCTCGACGGCGTTGGCCTCGATGGCCGAGAACTTCGCCTTGAACGATAAAGTGTAGTCCTGTCCCGGTGTCAGCGGGAGGTTCCGCTGGAACAGGATGATGCCACCGGCACCGGTTCGGGTCAGACGCGCGGCACGGCCGCCACGAGAGATATGAGCAGGATCGGTCTCCTGGGCAAACGTGCCACCGACAGACACCTCCTCCCAGATCGACAGGTTGGACGCTCCGGACCAATCCTCCAGATCGCCGTTGGGCAGCACGTTGACATCACGTTCCGTCCCGGAGGACTCATTGCCCCAACTGCCGTCGTTGGGGGCAATCGAGCGAACGACGTAGTACAGAACCTGACCGACCGCCGGCGAGGTGGGATCGCTCCACCAGTTCTGCACTGTGGTGAACGTCACGCTGGGATCAATGAAGTCGCCGCTGGTGGAACGAGCCACCTTGTACATCGAAGCGCCGCTTTGTGCCGGCCATGAGAACTCATTGAGATCGCCCAGGTTGAAGAAGCCGGCCATGCCGCTGATCTCGTCGATCAATCCGAAGCCGTCGTCGCCGTCACAGTTGTTGTCGATGCCGTCGTTTACCTCCGGTG
This is a stretch of genomic DNA from Acidobacteriota bacterium. It encodes these proteins:
- a CDS encoding DUF2846 domain-containing protein, whose amino-acid sequence is MHRSKLKNVALSLLVIFAVGASVQAAEYYNKFPKNDERRGEPEEGHALVYVFRPAVVAAAVKTWAFVDDDLIMVSKPKAYSFAQVPAGKRLFWTKSENTSALEMDVVAGETYYFKVAIKAGFNKARAKIVQVDAEEAKKFFDKCGYVEPSDEGLARAVEIAANRKDRAVNKAAERKKKN
- a CDS encoding DUF4412 domain-containing protein, giving the protein MNPKRLFACLLFLALAISPALSAVVYQVKVTNHDGSPGPESIEMAALGHKLKMGVAMAGPNTQGDVIFDGDRKEMVVIDHDSQGYYVIDKATMGQISTQVNAAMAQMEEALKNVPEDQREMMKQMMEKNMPGVGTKAKKPANELKKTGEKATKNGYPCVKYEVWRDGAKTQELWVTNWSNVKGADEMVETFETMASFFNEFREALPNMADGPADDNVFAHMNELNGFPVVTRAFEGGELQSETVLESVTERDMDPDAFEPPSGYKRQTMGMP